The stretch of DNA TCTTCagattgccataagttaagaaccGCTATTCtaaatatggtttaaaaaaaaacaaaacacaaaacacacacacagatgagcATTGATAGACTTACCCTTTCTTCTtcaattcaagaaagaaaaaaaaaaaaaaaaaaacgaagttTAGAGATAAGCCAACCATTGTAACCACCGAATTCCAAATAATACTGTCCTTAATAATAATATCCAAGTGTCATGTTAGTGGTCTCTATGGACATCGCCAGTcttcataataatttttatttttatttaatgtttggaGATGTTGTAAAAAGTGACTGTTTCAAAATGTGACCTCTGTGAGGTTtaaaacctactgaatcagatgAGATATGAAAGTGTTCAATATAATGTATGACTTAAAGCtatgttttttaaactttaataggAAATGTCTGACTCTTAGATCACTGTTTCTAAAGCCTGGCAGACAGAAACATGTCTTTTAAAAAGGTCTAATTTATATACCAAATAGAGATCCAGCAGGTAGAAATGATGTCTTTCCTTTTTACCTCATGCCAACTAGAATCTTTCATCAGCTTTGAATACACCTCAGCTCCAACAATATTTTAACAATGCTAACTCATCtcatgtattttcaaaaatttttcaaGTACTGTGCTAGACAGTGGGATGCTAAGATAAGCAAATCACGGTCTTTGTCCGTGGGAGGCTTATAGTATTGTGGGAGGACGGGTGTGTGTGAACACTCATGCAGCTACTGTGGTGGCTCAGACACCATccattcccttcttcctccctcctggcagaattcttttttttttttatgccactggagtacagtggcataatctcggctcactgtaacctccacctctcaggctcacctcccacctcagcctcctgaatagctgggactacaggtgtacaccaccacaactggctaatttttgtatttctttttgtgtagagacgggtttcaccatcttgcccaggctggtcttgaactcctgagttcaagcaatccacttatcttaccttccaaagtgctggtattacaggtgtgagccactgtgcccaacccagaACTCCATTTTTATTTGGGTACCCACCCCTCCTGTATATAAGCTATGTGATCTCGGGAAAGTAGACCCATACTGGGCTATACCAATCATGGTAATCCTACACACATCCTTGCCTGTGATTGGTTCAGGTATCATGGCTTCAGCCTATTGCTTAATTGGTCCAGGGATGAGCATGTGACCTAAAGCCCTCATCACACCAAAGGGAAGGACAACTGCAGGAAggttctctctcttcccctctatGCATGCTGCCCCAATTGCTTTTAGCAACTGTCTTGCTACCAGTGGGGAGATTGGCCTGAGGACAAAACAAAGATATCTGGGATGGCAGATCTGAGAAAATTACAGAAACCCTAAGCAGAGACCCTAATCGTATCACATCTGGAGCCCAGTCTACATCCCAGTGGCCTCTATATGAGATCAAtctactattttctttttgtttagtcttctTTGGGTAGGGCTTTCTGTCCTATGCAGACCGAAAACTTCCTTACTGTCATCCCTGCTATTAGAGAGTGAGAGTACCCCTGGTATGctataaaaatcttcaaaaaaaagCACAGAGGATGGGCACAATCACCCTGGTGGGAACTTTCTGGAGAAGGGGATACTTGAACTGAGTTTCGCAGGTTGAATAGGAGTTAGCTGAGCAGATATAAAAGGAAAAGGGGTTCTAAAGAGAAGAACAAGTGAACAGAGGTGTGCTGGTGCCTTCAAGGTTGTTGGGAGAGTTGCATGGCTAGAGTGAAATGAGCACTCAGGGGATGTTTTGGAAGATGAGACAGAAGAGGTAGCAAGGGTGGGATCATGAGGGGCCTCACATTCCATGTGAATGTGGATTTTCTATCAGAGGTAGTTGGGAGCAATTGAAAGATGTTAAGCTAAGTGTCATGGTAGgtttagcattttaaataattgctAGTGACCAGTGTGGAAGGTGAATTGGAGACTTGGAGGTGAGTTGACAGTTCTAGAGACAGGGGGACCAGTTCAAGAGTCTCCATTTTGCTGGAATTCTCAGTTATCCTCTCCCAACAAGGGGCAGAAAACATGGGCTCTTTCTGAACAGTTCAGAGATGGGAGCTGTGACGACTGGTACAGATCCAAGTTGGTGCCCAAGATATAGAACACTTCACAAGGTCATGGAATGAGCCCCTTACTTGCTGTGTGTCTTTAAGCTAgatgcttaacttctctgagattCCATTTCCTTCTCAATAAAATGAACATCCTAATACCTACCTTGCACTATTTTGGTGAGTAAAATAACACTTATAAGCAGATAAGGCCACTCGATAATAGAAACTAGATTAATGACTCACTGGATGATTGAGTGACTGGATGACATGAGTGGTTTTCCCTACTTATATTAAATATGTGGCTATAGACTTCAAAATGGCAggcccagtacttggggaggtgTTACCACCAGATGAACAAGTTATCCCCACTACTTTCTGAGATAAGTTTAATTctcatagaatttttttaaatgagagcaCATCTGCCCACAGGGATTACAGAAGCTTCTGTTCAGCCCTTAATTAAAATAACATGCTTTGAAGCCCTGTGGATTTGCAGCTCTCCATTCTTGGGACTCAAGAGGAAGCATtattataaattgctttggaaGGAATTGATTAGGGGTTTTCCATATGATACCCTCAAAGGGCTTGAGAGATTAGGTTTTGGCCCAAGCTCAAGGGCTGCTGTACAGTTGGTTTGGACAGCCTACAGGCATAGGAACTGAGAAAGGTGCCTGTCTGCGCTCCTTTCCATAAGCCAGAACCTTGGGTCTCCCAAGTTGACTGTGCCCATTCAGGGGTGGTCAGAAGAAAGGGCTAGCGTGGCACAGCGGGGAGCTGGTGCCCACCTGCAGATGCTTGGAGGTATAACATGCAGTGATTGAGAGATTTGCCATCAGAGGCATCCAGGTTGTTGAGTTTCGGCTCACTCACTTaccagctgtatgaccttgggcaagtgacgtaacttctctgagctgtgacttttttcatttggaaaagtgGGTTTTATTTACTCCAATTCTACAAAGTGGGAGTAAATCTACTCCCAAGGTTTTTATgtagattaaataaaacatttatgtaaAGTATGTATGCACCATAGTTTATAACAGATGGTTAATAAACAtaggttgttattattatttataatgaaCATCTGTAATGTTGGGTCTGTCCATCAAGTAGCTGCTCCCTGATTTCCTTTTGGGGAATTACCTTTCCTGATTAGGTGTAGTCTTGGTGCCCTCTAGTGTGCTGACTGTCCACCTTAGAAGTTGAAAGGTGGAGGCTCTGCCCACCAGACTTTCCTTTCACCACCTAGTACAGCCAAGATGTGAGCATGtcacctgagttcaggcaatcagAGTCTCTCTCCTGAGACCTTGAATCAAAGCAAAGGTAGCAAACACTGTGGGATAGTGCCTGAAGAAGACGGTCTTCCCTTCACTCCTGTTGGTGCCCCAAATAGTTCCTACAAAGTCTCCATTCTCTCAAAGGGCCAGAGtccatttctgttgcttgcaaccaaaGAAATGAGACACTGTTGCTTTCTGCCTCTAGGAAACAAGTGTTTCCCTTCACAACTTGCTTCACTTCTTGTCTTTACTCCAATACGTAGGGCATTGCCACCACAGCCCTACCTAGAATGTTCCCCAAACACGGCCTAAATTTTTATGACTTCATGCACGTTTTCAAGATACCCTTTCTGTTTGGATGTCCATATCCAGCCCTCATCCTCCAACAGGCAAATGCTAACTCATTCTTCAAGCCCTGGCTCAGATGTTGCTTGCTCGGGAAGGCTTCAGTGACTGCCCCTGACCCAGCAGtacaaaaacatttcatttcctcCACCTTTTTCACGCTTTCATTGAAGCATTTACTACACTTGCCATGTTGTATCACCATTAGGTTATTTGCTGCCATCTACATTGTGTGCTCTTTGGGGATGGTCTTGTTCAGTTTTGTTTCTCTAGTACCTGATTCAGAGCAAGAGCACGAAGcatttttgttgaataaacagTGAAGAAATGACATTTCTTACAAATATATGACTTGTACGATTTTATATGCAAACATATGCAGGGCATGTCTAGATAACTTCAGAACTGTAGGCCAATTCTGTAGACCACCCAGTTCTCCCAGTAATAGTTAGAAACCTGTCCTTGTCTCGGTTAGCCAAATTGACGATCTGGATTCATCTGAAAGTTTAAGATCATTGTCTCAGCCTCTTCTTTGAGAGTTACATCCCAACATAATTACATAACACTAGTAACTAAGTCTTCTATGGTCCTGACCACATCCCAAGCACCAAATCAATATTAACTCAGGTAATCCTCACAGTAATCCTATGAAGTAGATTCcgctatttttctcatttcagagatgaaaaaactgaggcacagtgaggtCGAGTCGCCTGCTCACGGTTACATGGCTGACCAGTGAAAGAGCTGTTTCTCACCTCAGCTGTGCTCTTCCATAGGATGCTGCCTTCTCTGAATCCCAGAGGAACGAGCAGATTCCGCACTCAGCCCAGTTTCACAGCTTGGGGGTTGGACACCGGACAGGAGTGGCTGCATatggagatctgcccaccttgtaaGAAGTATTGACAATGAGTGCAGGTTTTGCTAAGCTATAGTGGGGTAGTGATGAAGACAGAACAGGTTCCTCCCATGATATTTGATCATTCTGAGCCCCAGAAATAACCCTCGTGCAAGGAGGGGTCACATTATTTGCCTTGGCTAAACTCACTAAGCTGGGTTTTGTAGGCAGTAGAGGGTAGTTCAGTGGTTAAGCTTTTAAGTCAAAAAGTACTGAATGTAAGGCCTGGCTCAGCTGCCTGCTGCTGTGTGAGATCTTGGGCTAATTATTTAACTGCTGGGTTACTCagtctcctcacctgtaaaatagggcATAAAAAAAGTCTCCATGTCATAGAATAGTTATgaaaattaagtgagataattacatggaaattactTGGTATATCTGGCACCTATTAAGTGGTAGTATTATACAAATGTTAGTACAAAAATTTGTGCTAATTATGGGATATTTAATGACCAGTAGCATGTTGGGTCTTTCAGGGAGCAATGCAAAGCAAAAGAGTAGGGCTGAGAAGTGAATGTCCATCTCCTTTGCCAAGCAAAGTGCAGTCCTTAAGAATTTACTCCACTGCCTGAAGTTGCATGGCTGGCCACCTAGTTCTCCAAAGGATTCCATTAGGTACGAGCACAAGACAAGGTTTCCAGTTTTCACATCCAGTAATTAGGGCTGATGGCTCAATAAGATTATTTTGTATAGCAAACCCAATAtcctctttctattcttttcccctttctgatttccaattgaaaaaaataaaaataaaaaaaaaaaccttcaatgaTAAATTTGGTCAAAAGGCTTATTTTATGACTAGTGCCTGTTGCCAAAGAGCTGATATTTCTCACAAATCCTGAGTTGTGAATTGTGACAGCCAGTGCTTGGGTGAAGTTAGCACCTGCCTCATCCCCAGGGAGAAGAAGTGAGGACGTGATTTTCCCGACTGAGTCCATTACAACACATGTGCCCTGACACCTGGGATTTGGGGAGGGGGATTCCCAATCTGCCAGTTCATTTAAGCTTCCAGCTTCACAGATTCCAGATTCAGATACAGAGAGCCTTCAAATGCGTTCTATAGAAACCAGACTTCATTGTAAAGTTCTCTATtagctgcaaaacaaacaaatatgtacaaataaagTACATCTTAAAGTAAGAAATATATTCTCTTAATGCGTCTATCTGTCTCAGCTTTTAATAAACCCAGTTTACATGGTTTACAAATGAGACCCATTTCCTGAGAGATCTTGGAGTTGAAAATTGGGGTAGAAGTGAGTATAAGCATAGGAAGGTATTACTGTACTCTGGGAGCCTCCAATACACTTAAAACACATTAATAAGCCCTCTCCATGGGGAATTCAACAGGATGAAAATAATCCTCATGTCATCCTCTCTCTATTTGTCCTTCATAACTGGGATATGAGAATTATGCACTAAATAACAATCTCAAAAGGCCAGTCCCACAGAATGTGGGACCCTCTTGGGACTGTGTGTAGGTGTTGTCACTCCATAGCTGGCATCAGGATGAACTGCTGCCACTGGGATATGGAACAATTTGTAATGTAGCAATTAATGGAAATATGATGAAGTATTCCCTTAGCAGGAAACTGGTAACTGCAGGGATCACCAAACAGAACAGTACCATGGCATGCCCAATATCCCAAGGGATTCTGAAGACATTCAGATGACAACCAAATGCTAGGCATCTTGAGAAGCCCCTCTGTGCCCCTTTGTTACTTGAGGCTGAAGTTAAAAATGATACCTTCTCTTCCACCCAGGTTTTGAGCTCTAGAGAAGGGAGGAgctgttttataaaaatgcagcCTCGGAAATTTAAGGACCCACCATGCTTGCTCGCTTCACCCTGGGTGAACAGCATTTGTCAGATTCTCATTAGGAAAATGTTCCACTGGGCTTTCTCCTCAGGGTGCGAGGGAGACCTGGGCTGTTGCAGAGCTGCATTTTGCATCGCCTGGATGATTGTAAAACTCCCTACTTGCCACCCCCCACCAACCAAGAAAACCCATCGGCTTAAGTAGCAACCCCCCACCTCAGTTCTCATATACTTTCATCTTGTTCCCAGGATCCACTAAAGTAAATAAGATGTCCACCCAGATAATGGAAACCCCACCAGCTCTCAGTTAGTGCCTTTTCATGCcaattaaacacattttatacAGTCATCGTAGATGCATCAATGACTGCATTCCGAGACGCCAATAGGGCCGCGGCAGACATCAGCCTAGCAAATGAAATGTATTTCATGCGCGTTTTCTCTCTGTCTTACTCTAACCACTTGGCAACGGTCTCAGTTGAAAACATTGATTCTGAaagatatatatgggtatataaaCTGATTAACCAGCTTATTTGCTGCTGATTACTTTACTAATAAAGATCTCAGAGTGCTTAATTTAAATTAATACTTCTTTAATGAAAATCCAGCTTAGAGCATTAAAAACAATCTTGACAGATGCATTTATTGCACAAACATACATTTATCTACGCCAAGCCAATTGAACATACAATCATATTTAGTTGGAGTTATAATTGATAATGATTCTACAATTATGACTTCAGTTAGATGTGTGTTGTTCACCAGAGTTACTCTGATAGTCTCAAAAGATTTTCTCATTTTGGAGGCTGTgaggacccagtgggaagtacaTGGAAGTTTGTGAAGCAACTGCAGAATATTGGTTACTTTTGAGATGAGGAGTAAGATATCCTTGCTTCCCCTCCCCCTCACTCCATCCTCCTCTGCCTTAAAAAGCCAAAAGGAGGGTGGCTGACTTTCCAGTGTAGTAAAAATTGGACAGGGGACAAAAGGTGTCAAGTGTTAAGACCTAGGGATTAAACAAAATTGGGTTATTGATTAACCAGTGTGTTGGTAACCTGATGTTTGTGGCAGCCAAATACCAGAGTCTCACGCCTCTTGGAGTTTATGGGCCAATCTCTCCCAAGATGTGTGAGCTTGTTGTGCCGCCGCCAGTGGACTCGCCAGCGGCCGAGCAGCTCAGAGTGACAGCGACTCAGCGTCTGGAAGCCCCACTGGGCTGTGAAATGAACAAGGATCTCTGTGCCCCTGATGCGGCCCGGGCGAGCCCCAGGGCTCCAGAAGCGAGCATCTGCCAGCTCCTAAAGAGCAGACATCTATCCTGCCTTTAAGACAAGACTACAATTGCAAATCTGAGAATATAAATTACACTTTCatctttctttggttttctttcttttgcttcagtTTTCATTCCAGGATAAACTTTCCTGTCAAAGGGACATTTCTGATGTGTCAAATTCACCACTGTAATGAACAGGTTGACAAATGTGGAAGGTGAGCAGACATTTGGGTCTGCCGCAGCTGCCTGCAGCCAGAGGAAACCATGACTTTCACAAGGATAACGAGGCTTTGAAAGATGGCGAAAATGTCGCCATCAACCTGCCCTTCTGCTACTTAGTAATTAGATAATTAGTCAGGCCCTAATTATGGGATCAGGGTGCAGGAAAACAATTAGCTGAAAGAATTACTACATAAAACTGAAACCGAGATTCctgaaaacaatatttaattttatgatatTAATATTTGCAGCAATAATGGGAGTCCTTGGCTGATGCCAGCCATGTGCCTAGGCATCCGGAAGGCAAGCTGGGTATTCTCCTTCTGAGAGCTGGGTGTCCACACGAAACTGAAACCTGTGACACTGTCTTTTCAGGACCCCATGTGTGCCCAGGCAGGAAGTTTGTGGCCATCGCATGTCAGCCAAGTACGTACGTACCTGTGCCACACACACTGGCCTACAAACTCCCAATTCCTTCCCCAGGCCCCGAGAAGCTACCAAATATGTCTCCGGCTGCAAAGAAAAATGGGGCCGGCTCATAAATTCTTCTTGCATATGGTATGAGAGAGTAAACAGGTAAACAAGTTTTCAAATGCCTTCATCCAACCTGGAATTATTAACACATTGTCTTGTTATcatgattaaaattaaatgatgTTCCAGGCTCTTTGACAAATGAATTTGGAATGGTTACAGTAATGGCATTACTTTAAATTATGAaaccagggagaaaaaaaagagagacaaagagagaaaattgaGCCTAACAGCCTGATCCTTAACTATTATTTACCTATTATCTGAGAGAATTGAATCTCGCTGTGCTGCGGCAGAGAATAATAAAAGATTTGTAGGCTTTACAAGGCCCTGTCCTCCCATCCAGCAAGCACCAATTCCCAGGGGCTCCATTGCGAGCCCTGGCTCAGCTTGTCTGATCATTTATCcataattagaaaattaatattttagatgGCGCTATGATGAACCCATTATGGTGATGGGCCCCGATATCAATTATAACTTCAATTTCAATTTCACTTACAGCCGAGTAATGGGTCCTGGTGGCGGTGTAGAGATGGGCTGGAGCTTCAGAGCATGACGAATACAGATCACTGCACATTAGGATGAGCAATTATTTGAACATGTATAAAAACTATTTACAAGCAATGTAATTGACCGGGGTCAGGGGGAGATGCTGAAAAATGGACAGGTTGACAAATTCTTGTTCCATACCAACAGAAAggatttattaatttctttggcTGTAATTGAATTTTTGAAAGGTTCTTGTTAAGCTTGCCCTGCTTTGCTCATCTCCCGTGCTGACCTTCCATAGATCTGCTGCTATAGCTCCTACTTGCCTCCGTAGCCCTTGGCAGAGAGATTGCTGATGGAATTTATAAAAAAACAAGCAGCCACTTTCAAAATAGATTCAGCGGAGAATAACAGAACCACCACTCTACTATTGTGTAACtttctcttggaaaaaaaaaaaaaaggctcataaTCTTGTGGATATTCCAGCTAAACACTGAGGGTTTCAATTCTATATTTTACCAGTTTTAAGGCTGACGTGAGCAGTGATTTAAAGGTGAAGTAACCTTTCAGTGATATAACAAagttcaattttaataaaatggataaaagcaGTTTTTACCATTTGCAGCTGAGTAGACATCAAAGCCATgtttctcttctatttctctttAACCATTTGTGTTTCCTAAGATAATGTtaccaattatttaaaattccctttgggaggaaggagggagaataagaaataattattgGGGGGGTGGTCGGGGGGATTATTTGCACTGCGATCTGTGCCCAAACCTCTCCACCTGAGAagctcttctcccttccccttccattCTTCCCGAGCCAGCTCTGCTAGATCCATGAACGCCCAGTTTTAACAATTCCTGTTCAAGAACACACAAACAGACGGATGGAAATATGCAAAGCGGGAAGAATGGCTTCCCGGACTCAGGCAACACACACCTTCTTCCAAAACGCACAACCTCTGAGCAGGcatggggctgaggcaggcagcaaGGCAGCCCAGCGAAATCACACCAAATCAGAGCAAaagataaattatgaaaatatctcagtgtctttatttgttaattttccgTGGCCTTGGGATGCTGCTGCTGGTTTTGTCCTGGCATTGCCTCATgcatttgctcttgtttttctgatGTCAGTTTAATTGTTCACTGTCAGGGGCAGAGCAGCAGATAACAAGCTTAGCAAATGATGTCTGCTGTTGCTACACATTgattaatattttacatgttattATCCTCTGTCCATTACGACAGCAAATTAAACTATAAATCACACCTTCTGCCTATGTCACTGAATCATAAATTGTCTCTACCTCTTTCTCGCTCTGGTGCGGCAGCTTGCCGGGCTCTCTCTTTCATGAGAAAACGGAGTGGAGAAAAGTGCCTGTATGCTTTAGTCTGAGTTATGGACTAGTCAAAAGCACAATATACATCAGGTCTTATGAAAAATGGGGAGTTTGTTCTGctataaagcagaagaaaactaAGCATCTGGGTAAA from Rhinopithecus roxellana isolate Shanxi Qingling chromosome 12, ASM756505v1, whole genome shotgun sequence encodes:
- the LOC115900670 gene encoding uncharacterized protein LOC115900670, encoding MSQLVVTSPAPASEKGSASQSSSICQAKYQSLTPLGVYGPISPKMCELVVPPPVDSPAAEQLRVTATQRLEAPLGCEMNKDLCAPDAARASPRAPEASICQLLKSRHLSCL